Proteins from a single region of Nitrososphaerota archaeon:
- a CDS encoding GMC family oxidoreductase N-terminal domain-containing protein, translated as MPLEFTASERGALRALCDTLFPAIPGESGLLGRGASDMSVDSLLAEAAETSMQPGNARDFRRVLSVVESPVYNLLLSGRPSRFSSLSPEARESYLESWRDSALPLKRTAFQAIKRLALFLAYASAGPDGLNPNWEAIGYPGPSHDAPVPTPEHLRLMPIRVEQDTKLTCDVVVAGSGAGGSVIADSLASAGYSVIVVEQGPYETSETFRQDEMRMMQKLFQQSGTAATTDLSFVLLAGRGAGGGTTVNWNTCLKPPLRVLSEWESEFGIDGVAGPGFASMLDSVWKGINVSASESQLNRNNGVLRDGCKALGYKDGTDYHVIERNAVGCRQRCDFCTYGCIYAAKQSTALTYLPSAQSKGARFVFDARVERVVIEGGAAKGAVATCRSGGREFRLDISARAVVAACGGIETPALLLRSGVNDRNVGAYLRLDPTVAVGGVFEDPVDPWKGPPQTVAVWKFIDLDGTYHGFWVEAAPAHPGLFAMSIPWINGRRHKEFMQRYYARSSSAIVLLRERSSGRVEVGRDGYAKVTYDMERADKDTLVRGMEETARILSAAGAVGIWTTHNSEVFAGDGTSKVGPSDLDSFSAALRRQGVRPNRMMLYSAHLMGSCRMSSNPSLGPTSPSGELHSVKNLFVGDSCVFPTTPAVNPMISIMAMALRTAESIKRSLGGRR; from the coding sequence GTGCCGTTGGAGTTCACCGCCTCCGAGAGGGGCGCCCTCAGGGCCCTCTGCGACACCCTCTTTCCAGCGATCCCCGGGGAGTCAGGCCTCCTCGGGCGGGGAGCGTCTGACATGTCCGTCGACTCGCTCCTCGCGGAGGCGGCGGAGACCTCCATGCAGCCTGGGAACGCCAGGGATTTCCGTAGGGTGCTCTCCGTCGTCGAGAGCCCCGTCTACAACCTGCTCCTCAGCGGCCGTCCCTCCAGGTTCTCTTCGCTCTCCCCCGAAGCCAGGGAGTCGTACCTCGAGTCGTGGAGGGACAGCGCTCTCCCCCTGAAGCGGACCGCGTTCCAGGCGATCAAGAGGCTGGCTCTCTTCCTAGCATACGCGTCGGCCGGCCCAGACGGGCTCAACCCCAACTGGGAGGCGATCGGGTACCCCGGCCCGTCGCACGACGCCCCCGTCCCGACCCCCGAACATCTCAGGCTGATGCCCATCAGGGTGGAACAGGACACGAAGCTGACCTGCGACGTGGTGGTCGCGGGTTCAGGCGCGGGTGGGAGCGTCATCGCGGATTCGCTCGCTTCAGCAGGATACAGCGTGATAGTGGTCGAGCAGGGGCCGTACGAGACCTCGGAGACGTTCAGACAGGACGAGATGAGGATGATGCAGAAGCTCTTCCAGCAGAGCGGGACCGCAGCCACCACGGATCTCTCCTTCGTCCTCCTCGCCGGAAGGGGAGCGGGCGGGGGGACGACGGTGAACTGGAACACCTGCCTGAAGCCCCCTCTCCGGGTCCTCTCCGAGTGGGAGAGCGAGTTCGGGATCGACGGGGTCGCTGGCCCCGGCTTCGCGTCCATGCTCGACTCCGTCTGGAAGGGGATCAATGTCAGCGCCTCCGAAAGCCAGCTCAACAGGAACAACGGGGTCCTTCGCGACGGGTGCAAGGCCCTCGGATACAAGGACGGGACAGACTACCACGTCATCGAGCGTAACGCCGTAGGGTGCAGGCAGAGGTGCGACTTCTGCACCTACGGGTGCATCTACGCGGCGAAGCAGTCGACGGCGCTGACCTATCTTCCGTCAGCCCAGTCGAAGGGGGCGAGGTTCGTCTTCGACGCCAGGGTCGAGAGGGTGGTCATCGAAGGAGGGGCCGCCAAGGGAGCGGTGGCCACCTGCAGGTCAGGGGGGAGAGAGTTCAGGCTCGACATATCCGCCAGGGCGGTGGTGGCCGCCTGCGGGGGGATCGAGACACCGGCCCTGCTCCTGAGGTCAGGCGTGAATGACAGGAACGTCGGGGCCTACCTGAGGCTCGACCCCACGGTCGCGGTCGGTGGGGTGTTCGAAGACCCGGTCGACCCCTGGAAAGGCCCCCCGCAGACGGTCGCCGTCTGGAAGTTCATCGACCTGGACGGGACCTACCACGGGTTCTGGGTCGAGGCCGCTCCCGCCCACCCGGGTCTTTTCGCGATGTCAATCCCCTGGATAAACGGGCGCCGCCACAAGGAGTTCATGCAGAGGTATTACGCCCGCTCCTCCTCTGCCATAGTGCTCCTGAGGGAGAGGAGTTCAGGGAGGGTCGAGGTCGGCAGGGACGGTTACGCCAAGGTGACCTACGACATGGAGAGGGCCGACAAGGACACCCTGGTGAGGGGGATGGAGGAGACGGCCCGCATACTCTCTGCGGCCGGCGCCGTCGGGATCTGGACGACCCACAACTCGGAGGTCTTCGCTGGAGACGGGACGTCCAAGGTCGGTCCTTCCGACCTGGACTCGTTCTCCGCGGCCCTGCGAAGGCAAGGGGTCCGGCCCAACAGGATGATGCTCTACAGCGCCCATCTGATGGGGTCGTGCAGGATGAGCTCTAATCCGTCTCTGGGGCCGACGTCCCCGTCTGGGGAGCTCCACTCCGTGAAGAACCTCTTCGTGGGAGACTCGTGCGTCTTCCCCACCACCCCCGCGGTCAATCCCATGATCTCGATCATGGCCATGGCCCTGAGGACCGCAGAATCCATAAAGCGCTCCCTGGGTGGACGCCGATGA
- a CDS encoding HAD family hydrolase translates to MTVAAIFDVDGTLVTFQFDMKGTRQALIEELARRGYDPAGIDLKTPTQTILDAARSQTSTDEQGRYEGLRTAAFDLLDRFEAVSASTTAPIAGVRGALERLKSRGVRIAVLTNSGRNAASVSLRRAGLTDLFEFVLTRDETIVMKPNPGGLAMAASRFGPTVESVYYVGDSPYDIAAARGAGVKMVAVATGSYSAERLRSEGADLVVASVADVPVVLGV, encoded by the coding sequence ATGACAGTCGCAGCCATCTTCGACGTCGATGGCACCCTCGTCACGTTCCAGTTCGACATGAAGGGGACCAGGCAGGCGCTCATAGAAGAGCTGGCCAGGAGGGGGTACGATCCGGCCGGGATCGACCTCAAGACCCCGACGCAGACGATTCTCGACGCCGCGCGCTCGCAGACGTCGACCGACGAGCAGGGGCGCTACGAAGGCCTCAGGACGGCCGCGTTCGACCTCCTCGACAGATTCGAGGCGGTGAGCGCCTCTACCACGGCGCCCATCGCGGGGGTCAGGGGAGCCCTCGAGCGCCTGAAGTCGAGAGGGGTGAGGATCGCCGTCCTTACCAACAGCGGACGGAACGCAGCTTCTGTGTCCCTCAGGCGGGCCGGGCTGACGGACCTCTTCGAGTTCGTCCTCACCAGGGACGAGACCATAGTGATGAAGCCTAACCCCGGGGGGCTCGCCATGGCAGCGTCGAGATTCGGCCCGACGGTGGAGTCCGTCTACTATGTGGGGGACAGCCCCTATGACATCGCGGCCGCCAGAGGGGCCGGCGTGAAGATGGTCGCGGTGGCCACAGGGAGCTACTCCGCCGAGAGGCTCAGGAGCGAGGGTGCCGACCTCGTGGTGGCTTCCGTAGCCGACGTCCCGGTGGTCCTAGGGGTCTAA
- a CDS encoding M1 family metallopeptidase, translated as MSPAAGGRTVDTGVRKTFHLPESSVHYPRPLEYRTRHVKVELDVDFQKKRITGSATLDIDPIRGELGLAHFDAVGLEISKVSVDGAPAEYEHDGSILAVSMHPKAGKRSVRVEYSASPKMGLYFTGPDKEHPEKEVQAWTHSETEEARFWFPCHDHPADKSSSELVLTVPSEFRVISNGKLLSTKVEGGRATFHWLEEIPHSCYLTSFVAGKFGVVTQEARGVKLNYNFPESKREDVLRYFGETPKILEVFEDIIGVKYPYLKYDQTTVEDFVAGGEENLNATTLATNYYADAASEEDFSATYASPYQRAVDLVAHEFAHQWFGDYVTCADWPHAWLNEGFASYFQVLYLEKTRGVDEMTWALAARMELYFEEDGKEYRRPIVERDYIRPDDIFDMHLYPKGAARLHELRFLMGDGAFFDGISLYLRSFALSGADTDDFRKAMEKASGLQLQEFFEQSFYKAGHPEFEVGYSWDEAGKLATLRVRQTQRTEDGTPVFKLPCEVVFYVGGERRSFRVGLDSADQTFTFTLPSKPAITEFDPKGWLLKRVKFDKMTNLLLNQLKGSQDASSRAEAAKELGKLKDGGTIEGLAQAAETEQFWYVRACALKALGGIGTDGALQAVLRSGAPKDRKVRRAVAAALGSFKQEEARKALMEMLEADPSPFVRCEAALGLAKSWPEGALPHLKKAMVVHTVNEVLGEASVEAMGKLKSPEADAVIRESLAYGKPTRVRVGALKAIDARGFVLEAEVPILREMLRHDKEYRVRQILVSLVLMNVLDKRFLDDLKEAGRSDPQLGIRRKALDVYHRTAEAAETSGEISRLRAEVEQLREQNRKQAASPV; from the coding sequence TTGAGCCCTGCGGCGGGCGGGCGAACTGTGGACACAGGGGTCCGAAAGACGTTCCACCTCCCTGAGTCGAGCGTTCACTACCCTCGCCCGCTCGAATACAGGACCAGGCACGTAAAGGTCGAGCTCGACGTCGACTTCCAGAAGAAGCGTATCACAGGCTCCGCGACCCTCGACATCGATCCGATCAGAGGGGAGCTCGGGCTCGCCCACTTCGACGCGGTAGGTCTCGAGATATCGAAGGTGTCGGTCGACGGCGCCCCCGCGGAGTACGAGCATGACGGCTCCATCCTCGCGGTGAGCATGCACCCGAAGGCAGGGAAGCGCTCGGTAAGGGTCGAGTACTCCGCTTCCCCCAAGATGGGGCTGTACTTCACCGGCCCCGACAAGGAGCACCCGGAGAAGGAGGTCCAGGCATGGACTCACTCCGAGACTGAAGAGGCGAGATTCTGGTTCCCCTGCCACGACCATCCGGCCGACAAGTCGAGCAGCGAGCTCGTCCTCACCGTGCCTTCCGAGTTCCGGGTGATTTCTAACGGGAAACTGCTTTCGACCAAGGTCGAAGGAGGGAGAGCCACTTTCCACTGGCTGGAGGAGATCCCCCATTCGTGCTATCTCACGTCTTTCGTCGCCGGGAAGTTCGGGGTGGTCACTCAGGAGGCCCGGGGAGTCAAGCTGAACTACAACTTCCCGGAGTCCAAGAGAGAGGACGTGCTCAGGTACTTCGGGGAGACCCCGAAGATACTGGAGGTCTTCGAAGACATCATCGGTGTGAAGTACCCGTACCTGAAGTACGACCAGACCACGGTCGAGGACTTCGTGGCCGGAGGCGAGGAGAACCTCAACGCGACGACCCTCGCCACAAACTACTACGCGGACGCCGCCTCGGAGGAGGACTTCTCGGCCACCTACGCGTCCCCCTACCAGCGGGCGGTGGACCTGGTCGCCCACGAGTTCGCCCACCAGTGGTTCGGAGACTACGTCACATGCGCCGACTGGCCCCACGCCTGGCTGAACGAGGGGTTCGCGTCATACTTCCAGGTGCTGTACCTGGAGAAGACGAGAGGGGTGGACGAGATGACGTGGGCCCTGGCCGCGAGGATGGAGCTCTACTTCGAGGAAGACGGGAAGGAATACAGGCGCCCGATCGTGGAGAGGGACTACATCCGGCCCGACGACATCTTCGACATGCACCTCTACCCCAAGGGGGCCGCGAGGCTGCATGAGCTGAGGTTCCTGATGGGGGACGGCGCCTTCTTCGACGGCATATCGCTGTACCTGAGGTCGTTCGCCCTGTCCGGGGCCGACACCGACGACTTCCGGAAGGCGATGGAGAAGGCAAGCGGGCTGCAGCTCCAGGAGTTCTTCGAGCAGTCGTTCTACAAGGCAGGGCACCCCGAGTTCGAGGTGGGATACTCTTGGGACGAGGCTGGGAAGCTGGCGACGCTCAGGGTCAGACAGACCCAGAGGACCGAAGATGGGACCCCGGTGTTCAAGCTCCCCTGTGAGGTGGTATTCTACGTGGGGGGCGAGAGGAGGAGCTTCAGGGTCGGCCTGGACTCGGCCGACCAGACATTCACCTTCACCCTTCCCTCGAAGCCGGCCATCACGGAGTTCGACCCGAAGGGGTGGCTCCTCAAGAGGGTGAAGTTTGACAAGATGACCAACCTCCTCCTAAACCAACTGAAGGGCAGCCAGGACGCATCCAGCAGGGCGGAGGCAGCGAAGGAGCTCGGGAAGCTGAAGGACGGGGGGACGATAGAAGGGCTAGCGCAGGCGGCCGAGACGGAGCAGTTCTGGTACGTGAGGGCGTGCGCCCTGAAGGCCCTGGGGGGGATAGGGACGGACGGCGCGCTTCAGGCGGTCCTCCGGTCCGGGGCGCCGAAGGACAGGAAGGTGAGGAGGGCAGTGGCGGCGGCCCTCGGCTCGTTCAAGCAAGAGGAAGCGAGGAAGGCGCTGATGGAGATGTTGGAAGCGGACCCGAGCCCCTTCGTGAGGTGCGAAGCCGCCCTCGGACTCGCGAAGTCGTGGCCCGAAGGGGCCCTCCCGCACCTGAAGAAAGCGATGGTGGTGCACACGGTCAACGAGGTGCTGGGGGAGGCATCGGTGGAGGCCATGGGGAAGCTGAAGAGCCCTGAAGCCGATGCCGTGATCAGAGAGTCTCTGGCCTACGGTAAGCCGACCAGGGTGCGGGTCGGCGCGCTCAAGGCGATAGACGCGAGGGGGTTCGTCCTGGAAGCGGAGGTCCCGATACTCAGGGAGATGCTCAGGCACGACAAGGAGTACAGGGTCAGGCAGATTCTGGTGAGCCTGGTCCTCATGAACGTGCTTGACAAGAGGTTCCTTGACGACCTGAAGGAGGCTGGTCGGTCAGACCCTCAGCTCGGGATCAGGAGGAAGGCGCTGGATGTCTACCACAGGACTGCCGAAGCGGCGGAGACCTCAGGCGAGATCTCCAGGCTCAGGGCGGAAGTGGAGCAGCTCAGGGAACAGAACAGGAAGCAGGCCGCCTCCCCCGTCTAG